GCGTGAAGCCAGGCTCGAGGCCGGCGTACTTCCTCAGGCGCGCCAGCGCCGCCTGGCGCCGCTCGGCCGGAACCCGGTCGTCGAGCAGCGCGCGCAGGCCGCCGAAGATCTGGGCATGGACGTTGAAGTAAGGCAGGTCGTACTTCTCCGAGAGGCGGGTGCCGCGCACGTTGTCCTCGGCCGCCTGGATCAGGATCTCCAGATCCTGCCGGACGTCGCCGTCCTTCTCGGCGGCGAGCCGCTGGCGCAGCGTCGCGATCGCCCCCTCGACGTCGCGCACGAGCCGCTCGTTGAGGTCGAGCGGGAACTGGCTGACCGCCTCGTCGAAACCGTCGACGCCGATGCGCGCCGCGCCCTCGGGCCCATATTTCGCCTGCACGTCGAGCAGGAGCTTGGTGTTGACGTTGCTGCGCTCCACCCAGCCAGGGCTTTCCGCCGCGACGAGCGGCAGGGATGTGACCAGAAGAAGCGGGGCGAACAGGAGGCTGCGGGAACGGATCATCGGGTCTCCTCGGAAGAGTGGAGCGGAAGCGGCGGCAGTCATCGATCCTACGCGTGCCGGGATCGAAAGTTCACTGGAAGAACCTCCCCTGGGCCGACGCCACCACCGACCGACCGGAGCAGGACGGCTTGAGCGAACGGCGGCGTCGTGCACGTCAACTTTCTGAGGCCATGGGCCAGATAGGCGGCAGCGGAGACGGCTCCGGAGAAGTCGTCGGCGAGCTCGTCTCGCCCGGCGGGGCTCGGCGCAGGGGCCGCTTGCGAT
The sequence above is drawn from the Thermoanaerobaculia bacterium genome and encodes:
- a CDS encoding DUF885 domain-containing protein, translating into MIRSRSLLFAPLLLVTSLPLVAAESPGWVERSNVNTKLLLDVQAKYGPEGAARIGVDGFDEAVSQFPLDLNERLVRDVEGAIATLRQRLAAEKDGDVRQDLEILIQAAEDNVRGTRLSEKYDLPYFNVHAQIFGGLRALLDDRVPAERRQAALARLRKYAGLEPGFT